Proteins encoded together in one Hevea brasiliensis isolate MT/VB/25A 57/8 chromosome 16, ASM3005281v1, whole genome shotgun sequence window:
- the LOC110668516 gene encoding GATA transcription factor 5 isoform X1 — protein MLYQTHHPFIFQFPSATTSSSHLQTQMECVEVALKASIRKEMALKFSPQVSFDDLWVPNMQNGASSDDSIVDELLDFSNEVGLIEEEAGEEKAYTVSVSPKEVLEDDKISEQSSNFSAKEYFGSVPASELGVPQDDLASLEWLSHFVEDSNSEYSAPFPAGISQEKHNQDNLSGLQKPVLTEQCFKTPVPAKARSKRARTCVRGWPLGSPSLTESSSSSSSSSSPPCPPSSYLIFTPTGMNHEPTEPVFLGRPTAKKQKKRPAGELRSGVGGGSHGARRCSHCGVQKTPQWRTGPLGAKTLCNACGVRYKSGRLLPEYRPACSPTFSGELHSNHHRKVLEMRQKKGLLGQAEPDLAPAVVPSF, from the exons ATGCTTTACCAAACTCATCATCCTTTTATCTTCCAATTCCCCTCTGCAACCACTTCCTCTTCTCATCTTCAG ACCCAAATGGAGTGCGTTGAGGTTGCTTTGAAAGCCAGTATCAGGAAGGAGATGGCCCTCAAATTTAGCCCACAAGTGTCTTTCGACGATTTATGGGTACCAAATATGCAAAACGGCGCGTCGTCTGATGACTCTATCGTGGACGAGCTTTTGGACTTCTCTAATGAAGTTGGTTTAATTGAGGAAGAAGCAGGAGAAGAAAAAGCTTATACTGTGTCCGTTTCTCCTAAAGAAGTCCTTGAAGACGATAAAATTAGCGAGCAAAGCTCAAATTTTTCTGCAAAAGAATATTTTGGGTCTGTTCCGGCTAGCGAACTTGGGGTTCCG CAGGATGATTTGGCAAGTCTTGAATGGTTATCGCATTTTGTGGAGGATTCCAACTCAGAATACTCCGCACCGTTCCCGGCTGGAATTTCACAGGAGAAGCATAACCAAGACAACCTTTCTGGACTACAAAAACCAGTTCTAACAGAGCAATGTTTTAAAACTCCTGTGCCGGCCAAGGCTCGAAGCAAGCGGGCAAGAACCTGCGTGAGAGGGTGGCCTCTTGGGTCACCTTCgttgacagaatcatcttcaagCTCTAGCTCATCGTCCTCTCCTCCTTGCCCTCCAAGCAGTTACCTCATCTTTACCCCGACGGGTATGAACCATGAACCGACAGAACCGGTTTTTTTAGGAAGACCGACTGCTAAAAAGCAAAAGAAAAGACCGGCCGGTGAGTTGCGCAGTGGGGTCGGCGGCGGGTCTCATGGGGCTCGGCGGTGCAGCCATTGCGGTGTTCAAAAGACTCCACAATGGCGAACCGGTCCTCTAGGAGCCAAGACTCTTTGCAACGCATGTGGAGTCAGATATAAGTCGGGTCGGCTTCTGCCCGAGTATAGACCTGCTTGTAGCCCGACTTTCTCTGGCGAGCTGCACTCTAACCACCACCGGAAAGTGCTGGAGATGCGGCAGAAAAAGGGGTTGTTGGGTCAGGCAGAACCCGATTTGGCTCCTGCAGTTGTACCCAGTttttga
- the LOC110668516 gene encoding GATA transcription factor 5 isoform X2: MLYQTHHPFIFQFPSATTSSSHLQTQMECVEVALKASIRKEMALKFSPQVSFDDLWVPNMQNGASSDDSIVDELLDFSNEVGLIEEEAGEEKAYTVSVSPKEVLEDDKISEQSSNFSAKEYFGSVPASELGVPDDLASLEWLSHFVEDSNSEYSAPFPAGISQEKHNQDNLSGLQKPVLTEQCFKTPVPAKARSKRARTCVRGWPLGSPSLTESSSSSSSSSSPPCPPSSYLIFTPTGMNHEPTEPVFLGRPTAKKQKKRPAGELRSGVGGGSHGARRCSHCGVQKTPQWRTGPLGAKTLCNACGVRYKSGRLLPEYRPACSPTFSGELHSNHHRKVLEMRQKKGLLGQAEPDLAPAVVPSF, encoded by the exons ATGCTTTACCAAACTCATCATCCTTTTATCTTCCAATTCCCCTCTGCAACCACTTCCTCTTCTCATCTTCAG ACCCAAATGGAGTGCGTTGAGGTTGCTTTGAAAGCCAGTATCAGGAAGGAGATGGCCCTCAAATTTAGCCCACAAGTGTCTTTCGACGATTTATGGGTACCAAATATGCAAAACGGCGCGTCGTCTGATGACTCTATCGTGGACGAGCTTTTGGACTTCTCTAATGAAGTTGGTTTAATTGAGGAAGAAGCAGGAGAAGAAAAAGCTTATACTGTGTCCGTTTCTCCTAAAGAAGTCCTTGAAGACGATAAAATTAGCGAGCAAAGCTCAAATTTTTCTGCAAAAGAATATTTTGGGTCTGTTCCGGCTAGCGAACTTGGGGTTCCG GATGATTTGGCAAGTCTTGAATGGTTATCGCATTTTGTGGAGGATTCCAACTCAGAATACTCCGCACCGTTCCCGGCTGGAATTTCACAGGAGAAGCATAACCAAGACAACCTTTCTGGACTACAAAAACCAGTTCTAACAGAGCAATGTTTTAAAACTCCTGTGCCGGCCAAGGCTCGAAGCAAGCGGGCAAGAACCTGCGTGAGAGGGTGGCCTCTTGGGTCACCTTCgttgacagaatcatcttcaagCTCTAGCTCATCGTCCTCTCCTCCTTGCCCTCCAAGCAGTTACCTCATCTTTACCCCGACGGGTATGAACCATGAACCGACAGAACCGGTTTTTTTAGGAAGACCGACTGCTAAAAAGCAAAAGAAAAGACCGGCCGGTGAGTTGCGCAGTGGGGTCGGCGGCGGGTCTCATGGGGCTCGGCGGTGCAGCCATTGCGGTGTTCAAAAGACTCCACAATGGCGAACCGGTCCTCTAGGAGCCAAGACTCTTTGCAACGCATGTGGAGTCAGATATAAGTCGGGTCGGCTTCTGCCCGAGTATAGACCTGCTTGTAGCCCGACTTTCTCTGGCGAGCTGCACTCTAACCACCACCGGAAAGTGCTGGAGATGCGGCAGAAAAAGGGGTTGTTGGGTCAGGCAGAACCCGATTTGGCTCCTGCAGTTGTACCCAGTttttga